The DNA sequence TCAATATTGGAGTATTATTGAAGCATGACATTCTCCAATTGTATGAATTAAAAGACATGAGTATGAATCAAACTTTAATCATGGCATGGTTGCAGCAATAAAACTTGTCATTGTATCAACTAAAATAGCACCATTCCATAGAAGCCGGAAATCTGCCTTCCACCAAGAAATACTATCAACAGAATGGTTTCAGAAAACAGACTCCCAAGCCATCTCATAGTAAATTTTAGTCGAATAAACTAAAGGATTCGAGGCGCATACTTGGGAGACATGGAGGTGGATGCCTTAGGAGTATTTCCTGATGCATTCTTGTAGAAGTGAATAGAAATCAACCCGCCCCTTGTTTCTACGGAGGATTCGGGGTGACCATTGGATCTGCCACTGGAGCTGCCGCTAGGAAGAACTCCTGCGAAGAAACACAAACTCTTGCAGTAATAATTGCAGTCTAATCAGTAATAAGCCACAAACTCCAAGTAACATGAATGACGACGAATCACAATCACTTGTCAAGAATCAAGATCGCTGTATCTTAGTTTATGTGATCATGTCATGCTTTGCCAATGTCTTGAACAAACCATTCCATGGCCATATTGCAATTGTCTATTAGTGTCGTGATCAGATGCGAAGCACAAGGCATTTTAAGACCCCAGTCATATGATATGCAACTGGGGAATGGTGTGATGCATGTAATATCATATACACAAAAACATTGCAACGAATGTAAATCTCCACTACAAGATTCTAGAATCAAGATCACTGTATCTTAGTTCCTATGTGATCATGTCATGCTTTGCCAGTGTCTTGAGCACACCATTCCATGACCATATTGCAATTGTCTATTAGTGTCGTGATCAGATGCGAAGCACAAGGCATTTTAAGACCTCAATCATATGATGTGCAACTGGGGAATGGCGTGATGCATGTAATATCATATACACAAAAACATTGCAACGAATGTAAATCTCCACTACAAGATTCTAGAATCAAGATCACTGTATCTTAGTTCCTATGTGATCATGTCATGCTTTGCCAGTGTCTTGAGCACACCATTCCATGACCATATTGCAATTGTCTATTAGTGTCGTGATCAGATGCGAAGCACAAGGCATTTTAAGACCTCAATCATATGATGTGCAACTGGGGAATGGCGTGATGCATGTAATATCATATACACAAAAACATTGCAACGAATGTAAATCTCCACTACAAGATTCTAAAACTACCATCTTTAAAACCATTCATACttgataaattataataataactgCTTCATTCGGCCAATAACGGCACAGAACAACACAACTAAAACTCAAGATCAAGCTTCGCTGTTTTAGAACAGACTGGAGCATGAACTAAATCAAACCTGGAAGAAGATTGGTGAATGTTAGCCACACCAAACATGAGCTCAACATTGAACACTTGTTATAAAGTGGAATACTTGTTACTAGGAAATTGATGTTTCTTTCTCACATCATGCAACGTGAATAGGCATGTAAATGAATAATTCACACTAACATGGAACTTCTAAATATCGGCAAGTTAAATGTACTTTTGTGTATGATATGGGCAACTTCTAAATATGGGCATGTCAACAGTGTGCTTTTAGTTCCAGTAAATGTAAGTAGTGTAAGTAACATAGACAACTCGAGGAGAACCGCCAAGTTGGAACAGAGGCCAACCATCCATTACTTAGTAGAAGATGCGATATAGTGTGAAATTCAAGACTCTAATAAAGTTTGATGATATGTTATCTACTCCCCATGGCATTATCAAATTATATCAACTCCTAATCCAACACACTGTCAACTGGAATCAAGGTACCTTGCCACATTATAACAAGGATGAAAAGAATGGTGATAATCAAGGCCCACAAGTTGCCGTTAATACGCGCAGAATTGGCATCCTTAACCTTTTTCTTCATCCGCTCGATCCTAGCTCGCTTCATCATTGCAATTTCTGAGATCTCCTTCATCAACTTCTGGTTGGTCACATCCAAAGGCGGAGAGTTGGGTGGCCGAGGTGGTTTCGGTGGCTTCTTGCaccccttcttttttgttgtctcAAGTCCAACCTTCTTCTCCAAGAGGCCCATTTTTGCCTCTAGTCCAACACTCCTATCCCCCAAGGCTTCCCCATCTATGAGAGGAAGCTCCACAGAGCTAGATGCACTATCCCCCAACCTTactactctttctccttttatcggccCATCAATACTGATGAAGCTACTCCACACCCTACTCAACATTCCATTGTCCTGTCCGGCACTACACCATGTATCTTTTGATCCTTCCTGTTCTCTTATCACGGAATTCTCACCACCCTCTAAATCAAAAACAAGTTCTTTTTCTCTTGAACTATTCTTATCCATGATGACCCCAATTCCAGCTTTCTAGTCAAGTATAAAGTGTGCGTGTCAAAATATCCATCATCTCATTAATATTGAGTATCCACAGCCTAATATCTATCTGTTTGCTAGCATCTGTAACTATAAGAGAACACTTCGTCCGCTTCAAAAAAGAAACGGAAAAACCATCTTCCTGCAACCAAGAAAGAGTTCAAAATAGATCAAGTCCACCAGCAAAGGATCCACCATCATCAGCTGAAAACAAGAAACCAAAGGTAGATAAGGATCTGATCGAAGAAAACAACCAACGAGCTATTATCCATGATAGCCGAGTCATAGAATTGGTACCTTTCTGATCAAATATGAAGTGCCTATACCAAAACATCCATCGTCTCAGTAACATGGAGTATTCACAGCCCAAATATCCATATATTTGCTGGCATCTGTGCGAGAACACTTGGTTTACTTCAGAAAGGCCATCTTCCCGCCACCAAAACAATTCCAAAGATATCAAATTCGCCACCAAAAATCCGCCTTTTTTCAGCTGATAACCAAAACACAATAAAACAACCACCGACCTACAAATGCAGCTACTGATTCTTCAAGGCAAACCTAATGATCTTCTTCATAGTTACGGACGCCACTGCATGATTCTTTTTCTTCTGCTTtcggaaaagaaaattaaaaaataactttGCATGCCAAGAAAACGCCGATTTTGCGAAATCCGACCTAAAATCCATCAAACACGATCAaatcaaagcatatcaacggcctTACCATCAAGCCCAAGCAAGCAAGAGTTCCAATCGAGTCCAACCAAGAAAGAGCCTGCGGATAAGGGGATAAGAGCGGATTTAGGGTTTTGCTGACGAGAATCGGAGGGTTGGTGAAGCTGAAGCATCGGAATAGGGAAACACATAGGAGCATAGTATAAAGCAGGATAAATCCAACATATGTTGACGAAGACCGCGAAGGAAACCGAAGGGGGGCGAAGAGGCCGAGGTTTTCTGTTGATtatataatagtaataataataataataataataataataataataataataataataataataataataataatagaaatggGAGTATCAGTTAATCTTTCCTACTCCTTATATTCATaagaatattatataattatgtaATATGATACTTATAATAGTATTAGAAATAATGTTAAATTGATAAGGATATTTTTGCTTTCAATTGGGAAACATCCAATTCTTAACATCATCTCTACATTTATGATGGGAGTGGAAAAATTGAATGCAATAATATAATTCAAGAAAACCCACATGTCATTGGAAAAGAGTCACTCTCTGATTGCAATCGTGATTATTATCACACTATGACTTTTGATTAAATGAGTAAGGTAAGAGGACCAATGAATATAATCTtactatataaataaatagattatTTTCAGAACTTGATGATGGATCACATGGGAAAGGAATAGCTCAAGCATGATGCAAGTCAAACCCTCTCATAAATTTTTGATTCAAATAATCAACCACCTACCTAATGTGGCAGAGACCTCACTTTGTATGGACAAGGAAGGTCCATTGTGAATATGAATTATCATATAATATTTGGAACTACAAGTGTCAAACACATTTAATTGGATCTATATGATGTTTGGATGCATATGTGCCAAAACCGCTTGAGCCTAATTCCTAAACAATGGATATACTATATACATAGGTTGAAAGACTTGTGAAAGGATGCAAACTCTTTTCTTGAGACCTTATCTACAGACTATTGCATGTCAACATCATTGGTTGGAGACGAGCCAAACTTTTTTAAGTGCAATGCATATGCTTTTAGAATGGTTGAAAGATACCAAACCTTGATGATGTAGTAGTAGCATTTTGTAACAAAGGTATCAAGTATCAAAGATCTTTACCAACATCTGTATTTTACAAGTACAAAGCATTCAGTTAAATTGTGAATTCACAACAACATGTTCGATACATTGAAGAAGCTTTAAGGGATGAATAAAACATTTCAGAATATGTGAAAAAAAGGGTAGAACGATATAAAACAGTAATAAATATTGAACAACAAatgtaaagaaaagaaataacaTGAAATAAAATACGCAGAAAATACTGTCTATAAATTATTCATCCTGGGGGCTCAAGTCACTGCTAAGTGATTCACAGACATTACAAGTAAAACTAGTGCACAAGAGCACATCAGGAATTTAAAAGGTTTTATTAATCCAACACTGTTTATCGTGGGTACAAAATTCGCTGCACATCTGATGAGCTATGAGCGATGAAAGAAGACAGAACCCGAATAAAAACACAGTCAGACTTCAAAAACAGAGAAAAGCAGCATCAATACTGACAATTTCAACGGAATATAAGATGATTCTCCCAGAAATCTCCACAATCAATCTATGATATTAGAAATTGACTTATGTATGTGCAGCCAAAGACTTTGATCAAAAGGCTCACTTGTGGCTGAATCTGGTGGCAAAAACAACGGGGCAAACACAAACCAAACTGATTGCAGGTAAATCTTTGTTGGTAAGCTTGCACATCCACATAACACTAACATCCAGCAGGCATAGCATGTACCTAACGGGCACCTAGGTTAGGTGCCATGAACACATCAACTTTGTAGCAGTTGGCACCAAAACTGTGAACTAAATGATACACCCATATGTCTCTAGTCACCATGCAAAAATCACAAACAGCATGTTCATGATCATATTATCCGAAACAATGGCCATAACAGGCAAGACAACTGCAGGCTGCCCTGATTTCCATCCTTTATCGGTATTATATGACTTCATGCCGACATAACCTTTTCCTTAGTTAGTACCAAAAAATATTACCGACTCAGAGAGTTTCTCTACATGCGTAAAGAAGTGTTGATTAGACTACATCTAATCAAAGAACCAACGATAGTCTCACTACCAGCAAGATACATATCTATCTCATGTCAATGTGATGAACCCTCCATTCCAAGGCAAATGCATTTCTTGAAGTATCTGAAATGCAAACTGCTGAATATTGCAGAAACAGTTAAGACTGTAGAACAGTGGATCCTTAAACCTCAAAGATAAAGAGACTGGAAGCTTACCACAGAATCAGAAATCTTTTTAACTTGAATTTCCATATTGCACCCTGAAAATTTGGCCACAAAGTATTAGGGCAAAAGTACAGTCAGATAACCAATGACATCCATCATATAACTCTCAAGTGTCGGACATCATCGATTTTGCATGCACTGACATCTAACAGAAGCTTTCCAATTTGAGAGCCGGTCAATATTCTGACCCGAGCACTTACCTCACAAGCTAGAGCCAAAAACAATAACTTCGTCCTTCCAAAGGTAGATAGACAAAAGGTATCACGTTGAAAATAATGTTAAAGCATGATTCTAACTTCCTTTCCAACTTTGAAACAATCAAATAGAAAAGATCAACTCACCACCAGATACAATCCTGATTAGTATCGACCATACGCATTCCCAAAATCTTCATGCCTCTGACGCTGTAATTCACCATATGCCTCATGTGGCCTTGGAGCTGAATAGTTCTCACCAGGGTATTGGTATCTATTTGTGGAATCCATATGTAAACTAGACCCAAGATACTGCATATTCCTGGTAGACAGATCATACTCAGCCAAAGATGGTTGGTTATAGGCAGTCTGACGTGCTTGTTGCCGCCTTTGGATATCAAGCTGAAGAAATTCTTTCCACTGCTTCCTGTGCATACCCCTCATAATAGCCAGCTTCTTCATGTAATCCTCCCTCAGCTGTCTAATGCACTGCATTCATGGAAATAATGTGTGCTAAATCTATATTCGGTCGATTAACCTCAACAAAGTTACGAAGAGGGCTACTACAAAACCGTAAACCACTAATATTAACAGCTGTGTATCTCCATTAACAATAGTGTAAAAGAGACCCATCAATCTGTAACATCCCATGGTAAACTCACAACATTAGTCAAGAATGTTGTGCAACTACGACTTCAACAGCAGATGTGGAAGTTGAACATAATTTGAGATACAAGTGGAAGTTGACTGGTTACCTTTTCAGGGAGAATACAACAAAAGGGAAAAGAGAGGAAAACAAAAGAATTTTGATCCAGCAGTTAACCAGGTTTTTGATATTATACAGACAGCCTGATGCTCATGGCCATGTCTACTGAGACAGCTTTTGAAAATCCAATTAACAGAAGTGGTTCTTCAAAATGATTAAATAGTGCTCCTGTTAAATCATATCACTGTTGACCACTGAATCAAGAAACATTATCTTCTAGCCAATCATGAGATCCTTATTTGATCAGCACTCTGCACAATAGACGTAACACCTCTGCACCACCTATGCAATGAACAATGCTTGCATATCCAAATGCAACCATGCGATAGAATGTTGAAACTAGAAATTGGTTCCACATTATTCCTAGACTCTATGCCAAGAGCACACTACAAGCTTCCAAAATATGTACAATTGAAAACCATAGGATACTTTCCACATCTCTATTGCTTCAAATGATACACCTAATCCATAGTTGACCACCTTCCACATACCAAGATGGGAAGTGAATAATCCAGTCTAACCTCGGAAACAAATGTTTAAGATCTTTTACATTCTTATCCTTTAAGGTGAAAAACCCTTTGGGCAATCCCATCTTCGAGTAACTTGCGTTTATATCAATTAGAAGGGCCAACAGATTGATAGGATATTTAGTTATCACCATACATAATAATGAAATATTCAAAGGTACAACCTGTAGGCACTTGTGAAAACAGTTCGAGGCTTCAAGCTTGTTCTCAGATATAGAGAAAGATCAAACACAATTTTAGATACATCACAATTGAAACTGGAAGAGCATAAACTGGAGAAAATGCTGACTTTCCAAAACTGAAGTAGAATATAGCATACGTTTCAACAGATGAAAGAAAATGTTGCCTACAAGACTAATAGACCAAGATTCATAGGGAAATGATGCAAGTGTGTCAAGTGAGTGGGATTTAGTTGCAGCCTAGTAAGTCTAGTTTATGTCTTAGTCAGAGTTAATGTTAACCTAAGTCTAGCTTTTTCTACACCCATATTTTTTTGTTTGGAACTGTTCAAACACAAAGATAACAGTATCCAGTCATTGCACCCTAAATTCTATTAACAGACCTGAAAATCCAAAATCActcaaatttataaaaaaaaaagaaagaatgctCATAATAGACAGATTATGCAACATAAGCCTACAGGCTGTAAACCCAGGGCAACTTTTTTTAATAAAGTGAGTTGTCTCCAACTTAGATATTGAGCAGAGAGAAAGAATTAGTTGAGAAAATAACAAAAAAGCATTAAGTTAATTAAAATTCTATTAAGCATTAGTGTAAAATCGACTTCATCACGTATCAAAGTAAACTGAAAATCAAAATTTGTACATTCCACTGAAATGTCAATTTTTCTCATCTTTCCGGTAAGGTTCACATGAGTGAGATCAGCCTAAAGATTTGGAACCAGgttgacaaaaaaaataaatccaaacaataaaaaaagtatcaacaaacaaaaaaaaacgtTATGACcagtaaaattttatatatttattttgaacATCCAATCTCAActtaaaatataagatttttttcCTACGGTTCACGGGGATAGTTAGGGTCCTCTCTAAGTATTTAAGGACCTTGCTCACCTCAGACCATTCATTTTAAAAGTGAAATATTGGACCTCAGCTGAGAGTTATGGTTCCTATAAACAAATTAAAAAGATGTGAAAATTGGAGCATGGTTCATAAGTCCATGTGTTGGTATGCTGGTATGTACTAAATATATACTGGTCTGGCACAAATTCTTTGAATTCACATGAATATATGcaatataacaaaaacacattTATTGGTCAtatgaagagaagaaaaaattgtCTGGTTTTTGAACTGTTTAACTCTTTTCCTGATCCTATTATCAAGCTCTGATTTTCAGTCAGTTTCAGCTGAAAGATGCAATATAGAAATCAGTCATGACCTTTCTATTAATCCAATGTTGCAAAATGTTCAATGCTGAACCTGAGGGACCAATTGCTGCATAAGTACTTTCAAcagctaatcttctgacatatggcaaaataattaaaaaaaacaaatagCAATTCTTAGCAGCACGTGCTCACTGACAACacctgagaaaactataaagaacAAGCTGATAGCTGCTTCTGTAGTTAAAAAATCTTTCTACATGCATTAGGAGTTTAAACATAGCATgacagaaaaaggaaagaaaaaattcACATCATTTATTTAGTGCATTAGACAAGTTTAAATAGCATTTAATAAATGGAGATGGGTTAAAATTTCCAACTATCATGTTATGGAACAGTTGTGAACATGTATGACATGTTTGTAGTATCCTAGCATTTCCAGAGAAGTAATTATTCATGGATAAACTCTACAAGCATATAGTGGCATTGTCAAAGTAAACATATGACATGAAGGTAACCATCCATGAGCAATGCAAATTAAAGCTAAAGGAGTGCTCAAAGGAATATTCACATTCATCAGGAGTATAATTTTATTTACTAATGACAAAGACACCACTTAGGTTCCAAGGATCTTCACTTAGCAATAAAAACAACATCAACGAGGTTTCTATCTGTTGCATAGCAAAATATAAAGTTAAGACTATACCTCACGGTGCTTGTAATTCTCTTCATCCTCTTCTTGATCATGTATCCTTCCAATCTCCATAATCTCCTTCTTAAATTCTGATTCAAGTTCTTCTAAGTATCGAGGGTAGTTAGAAAAGTCAAACTTATGCTCAGAGTGGGAATCCATTCTCTGTCTCTCAATATCCCAGCTGTGGTCATGCATTGAAGTACGATGATTGCGTCCATCATATGATTTAAATGCATCACGACCAGAAGTCGAATGGAGAGGAGATTTTGATGGTGCTGGACGGCCTTTTCCTCCTCCATTAAAGTAAGCTTCGTATATGAAGAACATGTAAGCTATTCCAGACTATAAATCCAGATGTCTAACGTAGATTAATGCTTTAACTGGAGTCTACATGATGTTTAAAGGAAGGAATGATGCCAGAAAGATGCAGAAACATTGGGCCTAGCTAAACCACAAAGTCTGGATATTCTTTCGATATACCTATTTGCACTCAATAAATCAGTCTGACCCAGAACCATGCAGAAAATCACTTCATAATCGGACTCATAAAGGTTGAACTTACCTCTTGCTCCACAAGGACAAATAGACAATCACTTCTTGATGAAAAATAGGGTAGTTTTTTCTAGGGTCATCAGATTAAAGACAAAAAAACTAGCAGATAGGAAACTATATGCCAAGCCCCAAACTGTTGATCGACAGTAGAAGTTTCACTTAAGGCCCTACCTCGTGGAGAGCCCCTAGACATTTTACGCAGCTCTTGACGTACATTATCATTTGCGGGCCTTTCCCGGTTAAAACCCCTGCCTGGGATGCGCGACGTGCTTCTAGGACTAGAATGAGATCTCTGAGATTCAGAGCGTCTTAATTGAGAACCTTTGGGACTTCCATCAAGTGATCTGGAGTCATATCTGTTTGAATTACTTGGACTTCTCTTTCTATCCTTACCATCCTGAATCACTTTATGCACAGCATCTACACCTTTTGCCAAAACTAATCTATCCCTTCCACTGACAAACAGAAACTTCTCATCCATTTTTATCTTACATCCAATATCCTTTTCAATTTGATTTATCACCTTATCAGAGAAAAGAGCTCTCACATTCTTGTCTCTTGCTGGAACTCTTTCAAAAAAATCTGTGGATTTACGATTTGCTCCAAGAGTAGATGGGCATCCCTGCAACAGAAACAAACAGGTAGGACAGACAAGCAGAAGGTCTAGCTATTCTAAGAGGTTATAAAAAATAAAGTTGAGGTGATAGCAGACTCTACTCTTCGAGTATGAAAAGCACATGCACCTAGCAATCTCAACCTTTATGAAGCTGTAACATACCATGCAAAATAACTAAAAGAATCCAttacaaagataaaaaatctagCAGTATCTTAAAAAAACCTTGTCACCTTTaatggataataataaaaaaaagaaaaaaactccaATAACATATTTATATATCCATACAGAATCAAACTTCCTGTTGTTTCTTTTACCAATTCATACAATCTAAACTGGCCATCCCAATTTTTGTCTTTTACTGTTATTCcaataagaaaaatacatttGGTAATAACCCAGTGAATATCACTAGACAGAACAAAAAAATACCATTTTCTTAGCAATTTTCGTGTCATGTGTCCTAGATCAATTGATCCTCCTGAAATTTCCCACATAATATtgatgctacagtactatacagtTGGTCCTTCTGTAATCACCAGTAAGCTACAGGACATAATTACTGTATTGACAGAGAATCTACAAAAGTGTTTGGCTGATTTTCATAAACATTTCTACAGTTTTAACACATTTTCCATAGCATCATTCAGAGAGACTCAAGCTGCAAACTAAGTAAAACATGAAACAAAGAAAATTTGGAGATAATAAGCCAAGAAATATTGTTAATACTTCATCAGAGTCTCATATTCACTGTGAATCTAGAAAACCCATTTATCAAAACTATGGATCTAAGGAGAACCTAGACCAACTCTTTTAAAGTAGCCAAGCCATTAACTAATTCATGATTAACTTTTTCACAAATCGGCAAGAAGAGCACATCATCAACCAAATTTCCTTGGTGCTTCTATAAAAAAGTGCCTGTGCAATAAGAGGTCACCTTCACCATGATCTCACCTACACCAACTCTTACCTTCTTATGGATGGGATTTCTTACAATATTGTCTCATAAACAATACTAGATTTACCTAAAGATGAGTGTCTTTGCTGCATATCCAAGTTGCAGAACACTCGGTTTTATATGCCTATGCTCAACATAAACAGTATGTAGATATGTTTCTTAAATAAACTAAAATTTAGGTCTAACATCATACAATAAATCTAAGATTTCTATTCTGCAGAACATCATATGATAAATCTAAGAACCATGTTCAGCAGTTGGGTTCCCTTACAGCCATGTGGTCGAACGGATATGCTTCCAACGGCACATATGCATACATACCTGAGTAAAATGACCCCTCTCTCCACAGATCTTGCATATCATttcttcatcttttcttttcttccagtTCCTTTCAGTCGCCTTGGCTTTAGCCTCCCAAACCTTCGCCTCTCTGCTCGTAAAATCAGTTGGTACAGCATTAGGATCTCGAGGCTCATCTTCCTCATCAGATGGACTACCAGAAAAGGGCCTCTTGTTTGTATCTCCTTTTGGTGTGGCAGAGTCAGATTTTGAACGCAGAGGACCAGCATATTCCTTCCCATAAATTTCATCAAAAAGCTCACCATCTATTTCAGGGCTTGGTTGTCTATCCATTTTGACAAGCCAGCAAAACAACTAATGCCTGCATCCCAAACAACGGAAACTAAATTTACATAGCCAAAAAGCCATTTACCATACTTGGAATTTGTTTGCTCTGATGATCATTGCATGTCTTTGATAGCCTATAAGACTATGTCATTCACTCGAGGGAAGCTTGTGCAACAAACATAATGTAGTACAAAAcacttttgataaaaaaataaataagagaCTAAATTCTTTGCTTTAGCTATTAATCTCATTGGCAGGGACGAGTACATTACAGAAATTGCTTAACATTTGCAACTACCAGGACCGATTGTTT is a window from the Musa acuminata AAA Group cultivar baxijiao chromosome BXJ2-1, Cavendish_Baxijiao_AAA, whole genome shotgun sequence genome containing:
- the LOC103997004 gene encoding uncharacterized protein LOC103997004, giving the protein MDKNSSREKELVFDLEGGENSVIREQEGSKDTWCSAGQDNGMLSRVWSSFISIDGPIKGERVVRLGDSASSSVELPLIDGEALGDRSVGLEAKMGLLEKKVGLETTKKKGCKKPPKPPRPPNSPPLDVTNQKLMKEISEIAMMKRARIERMKKKVKDANSARINGNLWALIITILFILVIMWQGVLPSGSSSGRSNGHPESSVETRGGLISIHFYKNASGNTPKASTSMSPNDVEPASGYDEHNKATRNRSGSLRERNHANPSMG
- the LOC103996982 gene encoding uncharacterized protein LOC103996982 — encoded protein: MDRQPSPEIDGELFDEIYGKEYAGPLRSKSDSATPKGDTNKRPFSGSPSDEEDEPRDPNAVPTDFTSREAKVWEAKAKATERNWKKRKDEEMICKICGERGHFTQGCPSTLGANRKSTDFFERVPARDKNVRALFSDKVINQIEKDIGCKIKMDEKFLFVSGRDRLVLAKGVDAVHKVIQDGKDRKRSPSNSNRYDSRSLDGSPKGSQLRRSESQRSHSSPRSTSRIPGRGFNRERPANDNVRQELRKMSRGSPRAYFNGGGKGRPAPSKSPLHSTSGRDAFKSYDGRNHRTSMHDHSWDIERQRMDSHSEHKFDFSNYPRYLEELESEFKKEIMEIGRIHDQEEDEENYKHRECIRQLREDYMKKLAIMRGMHRKQWKEFLQLDIQRRQQARQTAYNQPSLAEYDLSTRNMQYLGSSLHMDSTNRYQYPGENYSAPRPHEAYGELQRQRHEDFGNAYGRY